The following DNA comes from Vigna radiata var. radiata cultivar VC1973A chromosome 4, Vradiata_ver6, whole genome shotgun sequence.
TATATGTACATGTGTTGCCTTCAAACACACTGCATTATTTGCTGTTTCTTTTACTCATAATAGTGGTCTTAGGTTTGTGTAAAAGTTATTGTATGATTCTGGATGAATGATCGAATgtaacaaatatgaaaaaaacaaaatacgtGTGGCTTAATTCGTGAAGTTCTTCGATCAAATTCACCTTCACATGGGTTAGTTGAAGTAGAGTCTCCTCAACTAGGAACAAGACGGGACAACTCGGAAACTTTAAAGTAGTTTGGTTTGAATTTCGGAAGATttgtcaaaattaaagttttttttttttatcgagattaattaagtgttaaatataattaatttttattccatTACTTTGTTTACTTTTCTCtaagtatatttttatcagTTTATATTCATTCAGTCTTATATAAAGTTAACTGAAATTCAAATATCTTttgtaaaataaacaaaataaataattgaaagtattttatttcgTATGGTAAGCTAATAAGGAAAGTAGGaattttctttctgcacctctCTACATTTCAACCTGCACTCCTACAGAGTTgtgaaattactttttaatttttctcctttttctttctccaccaccatcaccctctttttccattttttaccTTCTCCttcatgttaaaatttttattttctgtattttttttttatttcagaatgtacaaatcaataataaaaatgaaagttcTAAAGTAGagtaaaattagatttttcaaGTGTATAGGGTGcagaatgaaatgaaattatggAGATGCAGAGAGAATTAGCCAGCAAAGTAATGTTTGAAGAGCCCATGCATCATAGATTGGGCTCGTTAATTTCTCAATAACAAATATTCAAATgaagtatatttaattttgtttcacaataataaatattctcttttttccttCAACGTACATCTTTATAGCTGTTGAAAAtgtgtattttatattatgatacatttttaaattttaaatttcatgatatataattaatcatGAGATTATAGATTTTAAACACAATTATGGAGTTAGAAGAAGGAAGTAtggggtgcagaaagaaattgTCTGCTGACAAACACCtgagaaaacaaatatatatcagtGGGCCTCATCAATAATAACtaagggtgtttcatcctacacctccaagctttcatcctgcacctccaaaaattactattttaaccttaattaatattattttaatattttctctttcttcataaagtcattctgcacctctctaattttttctctttcttattaaagtcaacctaNNNNNNNNNNNNNNNNNNNNNNNNNNNNNNNNNNNNNNNNNNNNNNNNNNNNNNNNNNNNNNNNNNNNNNNNNNNNNNNNNNNNNNNNNNNNNNNNNNNNNNNNNNNNNNNNNNNNNNNNNNNNNNNNNNNNNNNNNNNNNNNNNNNNNNNNNNNNNNNNNNNNNNNNNNNNNNNNNNNNNNNNNNNNNNNNNNNNNNNNNNNNNNNNNNNNNNNNNNNNNNNNNNNNNNNNNNNNNNNNNNNNNNNNNNNNNNNNNNNNNNNNNNNNNNNNNNNNNNNNNNNNNNNNNNNNNNNNNNNNNNNNNNNNNNNNNNNNNNNNNNNNNNNNNNNNNNNNNNNNNNNNNNNNNNNNNNNNNNNNNNNNNNNNNNNNNNNNNNNNNNNNNattattattatttttattttagttacttttttttatttttttaacataactattataataattaaaattatactttaataattattaagatataaatgtgtattaaataatattaaaattttaaattaaattaaattattattaaatttttattaaattttaaatctcgaaataaaatttagaaaatttatataaaaattgcatagattttaaaatctattaaaatgatgtaggatgattttaataaaagagagaaaaaattagaagggtgtaagttgactttaataagaaagagaaaaagttaaaggGGTGCAAAAtcactttatgaagaaagagaaaatattaaaataatattaattaagactaaaatggtaatttttggaggtgcaggatgaaagcttGGAGTTGATGGATGAAACACCCAATAACTAAACTTGAAAAAAACCTGAAGTAGCCCGCGCTTTCCGATGAAACGAAACAACGAAAGCTACAAAATTAAAGTTGCCGCTTCAACAATCGAATCTCATTGGTTCATTCACGTATACACGGATCGCAATTGTAACCGTAGATTAATTAAAACTGGACGGCTCAGATACATCGCATAATCTACATCTTGTGTATAAATCTTCATTGGAATATAATTCTCTTACACTGTAAACAACAACTCTCCATCTAGAAGTGATTTTGCAGCCAAACAAGTACTAACTTTTTTCACCAATGGCACGAACCAAGCAAACTGCACGCAAATCCACCGGAGGCAAGGCTCCGAGGAAGCAACTGGCCACCAAGGCAGCCAGAAAATCTGCTCCGGCAACGGGCGGCGTGAAGAAGCCTCACCGATTCAGGCCGGGAACCGTGGCGCTCAGAGAAATCAGAAAGTACCAAAAGAGCACCGAATTGTTGATCAGAAAGCTTCCTTTCCAGCGTTTAGTTCGAGAAATTGCTCAGGACTTCAAAACTGATCTCCGTTTCCAGAGCAGCGCTGTTTCTGCTTTGCAGGAAGCTGCTGAGGCTTATCTTGTTGGACTCTTCGAAGACACAAACCTTTGCGCCATTCACGCCAAGCGCGTCACTATCATGCCCAAGGACATCCAACTCGCTCGCAGAATCAGGGGCGAGAGAGCTTGAGCTTTCATAGTTCTTTAGACTGCCTTTAAGTTTCTCTCTTATTCTAATTCCCTGGTTCAGTTGTTTGAACTGCTTTGTATCAGTCCAATGTAGATcagaaaaaaatgaagtgtTTTCTAGTTGAAATTCtcttatcttttacttttatgcagaactgttatattttatttattgaattacaGGGTGAACATAGTTTGCCATAATTCATACATTTATATCTGGAAGATTGTACTTTTTATCTTTTGGGGTTAGAAACAGTGCTAACAGAAGGTATGCGAGAACCCTTAGCTCATCTGAAATGGATAATTTTCTCTCTTCAGTATTGCATCTTATAAAGAATACGTTTATAATGTTTTGAAACATTAGAAGAACACCAAGAATGTAAAATTTTCGATTCGATTGCTTCGATATTTTCCCTAAACTATTGTTTGATCGCTCAAACGAGTTCACAGCCACCGTTCCTGAGCGATTTCTCTCACCAGCCGCTGGAATGGAAGTTTTCGTATAAGTAGGTCAGTGCTCTTCTGGTACTCTCTGATCTCTCTCAGAGCCACCGTTCCTGGCCTGAAGCAGTGGGGCTTCTTCATTCCACCGGCGGCCGGAGCGGACTTCCGAGCAGCTTTAGTTGCCAATTGCTTCCTCGGCGCCTTTCTGCCAGTGGATTTGGGTTAGTTGCCTATTTTTTTCCGTAGAAGTACTATTTTTGAATAGAAATTGGGGTTAGGTTTGTGGTATATAGGTAATGAAAGTAGGTATGGCgcgaattttgaaatattttgggTTTGGGAGAATTGGGAGAATCTTTAAAACCTAAAATTAGAACCGTTGATGAGCATAGGCAGGCATCAATGGTTTGTGTTTTCTATTCTCCTCGCCagaattctttttcttctattttaatatttttcattttattttctgctTAACCAAAGGATGTAAATTACATTATTgttcatgttttttcttatttttatttcttcccTCTTGACCATTCctgttattaatattacttgCAGTAGAGAATACATAcgtttgttttaatatatatgaaatttacaACAatcaaatgttttaatataaatattatattatggttaaattttactatatttgAACAATCTAGATTAAGTAAAATTGTATTTtggattttgaattaaaatacaattttttttaactattgctcatttgtttaaaaattactaaattacaatttaaagcAATAGATAAAAGAAGATATGGGGTTAACCTGCAAgcgaagttaaaaaaaaaaactgtaaagAGGTAGTGCATTTAGACAGATTTGTTTAGGTGGTTTGTTCCATCCCATAAACATGTTAGGTGAATAGTTCATAAGCAATTGTGTAAAAGTTTagtgatattaatttttgtatactTTGTGTGATGTACTTTAGTAaagttttctttcatattttattattgtattatatgtgttttttacataattaccacttttttttaaaaaaaaaaatgcagctttttcaataaattttttcaagatattatacaatttttgatttttttatttctcgATCTGCAAGATAAACGCAAATTAGATAAACAAACTAGTTTGGTTAAATGTATTGAGAtgtagattaaaataatttgataaaaaatgtCAAAACGGGTATAAagttattatgatatatttattttgttatatgattattgtttattaacgtaaagtttaaacaaaaaatatgaatcgattaatatgaataaatacaaatgtattgtaataattttaatatcgaTACCCTACactattatttttgtgattgtCTTGATGgctttaaaaataatgtataaaaagttataacttTAACgtttaattatttagattaaaCCATCAAATTCATCTTTGAGAGATTGATGAGAgctataaactattttaattacataagatgagaaaataaactatatatactTCAGTCTAAATTGCAATGAACAACACATAGTCCAACCTTTATATTTCAATGACACCTAACTTGTCCATATGCAGTCAACTGCTAAGCAAAAAAGtcatgatatattattatacttttccgtgaacaagttaatgaagcaaaaaagaaaaatctacaaGGCCTGTGAAGTCTAAAAGCAAtgcatattatatatacaataataaactaaaatatcatGACATGATGAATGAATGATTTAATATGCAAGCACATCATACCCAGTTACTAGACAAAGCAAAATCATGGAATCTAAAAGAGAATTCCCCAGCCGTGTCTCTCTGAAGCCTTGAGTGGGAAATATCTGATGTATGAGTTGGTTCAGAAGGTGGAGGAGGGGGCAATGGCAGTACATGAGTTTCGTTGGGAATGGGTGGTAACGAAACTTCAGATATATGTGATGGCAACACAGAAGACAGAGCCCTAAATCTTGTGCTTCCTACACTTGAAGCCAAGGCCCTGTCCCAAAGGAAGACGTGCAGGAGAATGGGAACTCTGGTGTGTCGGTGCAAGGACAGCTTCTGGCTGAGTGAAACAGTGTCATAACACCGAATAGCTCCTGTTGAAGAAACCATCCATGGAAGGACTTTTTGATTTGACACTCTTGAAACCACCAACATCCTACAAGTATCTGTTGCCAGCTTATACAGATTGCTCAGGCCTGATCGTGTGGCTGGTACATTTTCTTGATTAATGACTGATGAGATGAAAATAAATCCCTGTagattgcaaaagaaaaatattaattggcTGAAACCTTAAACAATACGATGTGTTTTTAATGCAACAACACACGGTAGGGGATCCAAACTGTTCATTACTAACAAATAATGGATAATAATCTATAGATCTGATACACAAGTCTCACACGTGacagttatatatataacatcGAACCAGATcttctatatatagtttattatgTAATGCTTGCactatttttaatgaaatctgAGTTTCACCTCGataatttaagaaacaaaagttttcaaatttgctCTAGAGAATGCTACAAACAACATCTAAACAACGGTCTCTAATTTTATTTACGTTAGTGTATATAGATGTTCATGATCGAGATAGAAACCTCTTCAGTACGACTAATGGCAAAGCCAAGCTTTGAGTCTTCCTCTTTCAGTTTGATTTCAATAGAGAACTCTCCAGCAACCGGAGCATACCACAGGCGAACTGCTCGTACAACGCCAATGTCTACTCCATGGTAATCCTCAAACCCGTAAAGGCTTTCATTTGCCAAGTTAGCTAAGTCAGATAAAGACCCCGCATTCACAGTGGAAGAAGCAGTCTCTCCTGATATCTGTCACACAAATAAAAGAGAAACTCCTTTGTCATACGGAACAAAACAATATAgcactaaaaaaataaaagtaaaaaaaaggaagatggTAAAAGTTTCGTTGCGTCCTAGTGTACAAGACAtgataaaatcttaaattttgtcGTACAGTTTCTTATGACCAAATGCGATATATATTGTGAAGAGGAAGCAAAATATCATATCATGAACCAATTCTTCTAGAAGGTTAAGATCTCAAGTTCAAAGTTCAAGAAAGTCACAATAATGAGTGACCATTTACCTTAGTAAGTAGGGACTCAGTTTGGATGTTCATGAAGACAATAGGGACCCCCGAAGCTTGACCTGCATTGAGCCATGCATTTGCCCTGGCCAGGGTATCCTCCAAATCATTGTAGCGAGAAGCTACCCGATCTGAAGCTTTGGGAAGGAATAATATAGAAAGAAAGTTGCTAGAATTGGGAATTGGTAGCATTTCTTGCATCCTCCTCTCCCATGAATACGAAACATATCCATCCTGTAACTTGGTCCTGGTCAATGCATTTACCATCCTAGTGCCCCTTGAAGCTGTAAAGAGCAGTTATTGCAACAAATATTAGATATGATAATCGAAAGTAAAAGAGTGGAGAAAATAGCAATGCCATTGGCATCGATGACCAAATAACTGCTGACGATCAGCCAATACAGACGTAGAGGTTTAAAAAAAGACGCGGAATAACTTTCCCTGAATAATATAAGGTCATTGTAATAAGATGTGttgatttttctggttttttcATATACAGGGCTTTAAGAGGGTATAACCTCACAAATTACAGGACAAGCCATCGGCAGAAATTTGGAATACTTGGTTGCAATTCATccatgttataaaaaaattcgtTATTAAGAGCATAAACTTTTAACTTGTATATTTGACAAAAGAGGCATCGGTTGCTTTATCATATGTTCATATTGGCATTCTTGCAATAGAACGGCTACAGTTAAAAAATTGCTAGACCAACTTAATGGTCGTTCAAAACTTTGAATAAAGCCTGGAAAGAACCCTCCAACTAGAAAACAAACAATGTAAGACACATCTATCCAAGCTAAGTTTCAGTATTTGTAGTGACATAGGTATTGAGCTTTTATTAgaacaaataaagtaaaagtctGCATCTGGATTCTAAAAGAAGACAGAAGACTAGGTTCAGGGTAAACAGATAATATCAGGAAACATTATGCCTTTCCGGCCTACAGTTCCATTTTTTGATCTGTCCGTTGGGTCAATAACACTATTGCTTATGTTATAGTGCccaagtttaatttaatttactccttacattttaaatgtaataacgTGTATAAAAGAATGTTTCCTATGGCTAAAGAGGCTAACCAAGCAGCAGAGGTTATACCCAAGTTATCCTTTGAGTAGCATACCAAATAGGAGGAAACTGAGCTTCTATACTTCTAATGTAAAGATGTGTTGGCAGGGAGAAATTGGTATTTTCCATTGCTCTATTTTTTTCAGATGGTGGATGTGGTAAGCATTTGACTTTGTTTTGGCAGCTTTTGTGAAAAAACAaagcatttttaattaaaaacattatcttTGGcgttttataagaaaaagaagaaaaagcagcCAGAAAGGTGACCTCACAAGAAGAAACACAAGTTTAAAATGAATCTAAGCAAGTTTCATACGTGAAGTTCACCCAAGCAAATGGGAATGGAATCACAGAAAGAGATGGAATGGGCCATATACACGTGCACTCGATGGAGTGTCAACTCATTGGCAACCCCACACACGTTACGTGTAAGCTATTTAGGCACAAcgacaaaaataaacaattatatcaTAAGTTACCGTTTTcctattttaactaaaaaaattagtaattttaacACATGAAGGAATTGTGAAAGGTTAAtgtgttattttaaataattataacttacAATATTAAATAGAATATTAGAAATGTCAAATTCAGATATTGACACTCCAgattatttattctaatttttaata
Coding sequences within:
- the LOC106759168 gene encoding histone H3.2 — protein: MARTKQTARKSTGGKAPRKQLATKAARKSAPATGGVKKPHRFRPGTVALREIRKYQKSTELLIRKLPFQRLVREIAQDFKTDLRFQSSAVSALQEAAEAYLVGLFEDTNLCAIHAKRVTIMPKDIQLARRIRGERA
- the LOC106758909 gene encoding uncharacterized protein LOC106758909; this translates as MIMDRTSQSSSDSPTRDPKVLSIECLRGSSKADEWTGDMLQSGDIVEELRIGSTAKSQIRYQSPFKGGRSGVQKILQEAFKKKETSIVVRVRRGSEELVELQACIVPNELAAKKGLVLRSIDDPNYVVGFLDRTEAECYELQASRGTRMVNALTRTKLQDGYVSYSWERRMQEMLPIPNSSNFLSILFLPKASDRVASRYNDLEDTLARANAWLNAGQASGVPIVFMNIQTESLLTKISGETASSTVNAGSLSDLANLANESLYGFEDYHGVDIGVVRAVRLWYAPVAGEFSIEIKLKEEDSKLGFAISRTEEGFIFISSVINQENVPATRSGLSNLYKLATDTCRMLVVSRVSNQKVLPWMVSSTGAIRCYDTVSLSQKLSLHRHTRVPILLHVFLWDRALASSVGSTRFRALSSVLPSHISEVSLPPIPNETHVLPLPPPPPSEPTHTSDISHSRLQRDTAGEFSFRFHDFALSSNWV